Proteins found in one Geomonas subterranea genomic segment:
- a CDS encoding energy-coupling factor ABC transporter permease, whose protein sequence is MHMADALLSPAVGTAMWAVSAGSVALASRRLCRKRDDRLAPLMGVLGGFLFAAQMINFSIPGTGSSGHLTGGLLLAILLGPSAAFLTVASVLVIQAFLFADGGLLALGCNIFNLGIIPALLVYPLCYQRLIGQSPGRRRESVVTMVSAVIAMQLGALCVVLETAASGISVLPLDKFLFLMQPIHFAIGLVEGAVTLAVVSFLRKARPELLARSTPGVASGRIAFAALLVVSLLVAGALSRFASEKPDGLEWSVEQVTGDGSLPGHRSGLSALLGALQKRTAWLAEYRIAPAAIHAEAPAPAPAASQSAAATGKGSGLPGVIGTLLTVLLVAGATLLLRRGNRGSDTPGA, encoded by the coding sequence ATGCACATGGCGGACGCTCTGCTCTCGCCCGCCGTCGGTACGGCCATGTGGGCCGTGTCCGCCGGGAGCGTCGCCCTGGCCTCGCGGCGTTTGTGCCGGAAGCGGGACGACCGGCTGGCGCCGCTCATGGGCGTGCTGGGGGGCTTTCTCTTCGCCGCCCAGATGATCAACTTCTCCATTCCGGGCACCGGGTCGAGCGGCCATCTGACCGGAGGCCTGCTCCTTGCCATTCTGCTAGGGCCGAGCGCCGCCTTTCTCACGGTGGCCTCCGTCCTGGTCATCCAGGCGTTTCTCTTCGCCGATGGCGGCCTGCTCGCACTGGGGTGCAACATCTTCAACCTCGGCATCATCCCCGCGCTGTTGGTCTATCCCCTTTGCTACCAGAGGCTGATCGGGCAGTCGCCGGGGCGCCGGCGCGAGTCCGTCGTGACCATGGTGTCTGCCGTCATCGCCATGCAGCTGGGTGCGCTGTGCGTGGTCCTTGAGACTGCGGCCTCCGGGATCTCCGTGCTCCCCCTGGATAAATTCCTGTTCCTGATGCAACCCATTCACTTCGCCATCGGTCTGGTCGAGGGGGCGGTGACGCTGGCCGTGGTCTCGTTCCTGCGCAAGGCCCGCCCCGAGCTGCTGGCGAGGAGCACCCCCGGCGTCGCTTCCGGCCGCATCGCGTTCGCCGCCCTTCTGGTCGTTTCCCTCCTTGTCGCCGGCGCCCTGTCCCGCTTCGCCTCGGAAAAGCCGGACGGGCTCGAGTGGTCGGTGGAGCAGGTTACCGGCGACGGCTCCCTTCCCGGGCACCGCTCCGGGCTTTCTGCGCTGCTGGGAGCACTGCAGAAGAGGACGGCGTGGCTTGCGGAGTACCGGATCGCTCCCGCCGCCATCCACGCAGAGGCTCCCGCTCCGGCACCGGCCGCCTCGCAGAGCGCCGCCGCTACCGGCAAGGGAAGCGGCCTCCCCGGTGTCATCGGCACCCTGCTCACCGTCCTCCTGGTCGCGGGCGCCACGCTCCTGCTGCGCAGGGGCAACCGGGGAAGCGATACCCCCGGGGCGTAG
- the cbiQ gene encoding cobalt ECF transporter T component CbiQ has product MASVQGALLDLKRLDQLAAGETPLHRLDPRAKVLATLVFIVCVISFGRYELSALIPFFIFPATLIASGRLPAGYLAAKVALVAPFAIAVGICNPFFDRAVLLHLGPVDITGGWLSFASIVLRSALTVAAALTLTALTGFASICRALVRLGMPRPFAMQLLFLYRYLFVLAEEGGRAARARELRTFGRKGSGLASYASLLGHLLLRTWQRAERMHMAMLARGYTGSFPAAREGRFGAREFCFVLFWSALFIVLRLYNGAGLLGALVTGNLP; this is encoded by the coding sequence ATGGCATCGGTACAAGGGGCATTGCTGGATTTGAAGCGGCTTGACCAGCTCGCGGCGGGGGAGACCCCTCTGCACCGGCTGGATCCCCGTGCCAAGGTGCTCGCCACCCTCGTTTTCATCGTCTGCGTGATCTCCTTCGGCCGTTACGAACTTTCCGCGCTGATCCCCTTCTTCATTTTCCCCGCCACCCTGATCGCGTCGGGGCGTCTTCCCGCCGGTTACCTGGCGGCAAAGGTGGCGCTGGTCGCGCCGTTCGCCATCGCCGTCGGCATCTGCAACCCCTTTTTCGACCGCGCCGTGCTCTTGCACCTGGGGCCGGTGGACATCACCGGCGGCTGGCTTTCCTTCGCCTCCATCGTGCTGCGCAGCGCGCTCACCGTCGCGGCCGCGCTCACCTTGACCGCGCTCACCGGATTCGCCTCCATCTGCCGCGCCCTGGTGCGGCTTGGCATGCCCAGGCCCTTCGCCATGCAGCTCCTTTTCCTCTATCGCTACCTGTTCGTGCTGGCCGAGGAGGGGGGGCGGGCCGCGCGGGCGCGTGAACTGCGCACCTTCGGCCGCAAGGGAAGCGGTCTCGCCAGCTACGCCTCGCTTCTGGGGCACCTGCTGCTGCGAACCTGGCAGCGGGCCGAGCGGATGCACATGGCGATGCTGGCGCGCGGCTACACCGGGTCCTTTCCCGCCGCCCGGGAAGGGCGGTTCGGCGCGCGCGAGTTCTGCTTCGTGCTCTTCTGGAGCGCGCTCTTCATCGTCCTGAGGCTTTACAACGGCGCGGGGTTGCTCGGCGCGCTGGTTACGGGGAATCTGCCATGA
- a CDS encoding energy-coupling factor ABC transporter ATP-binding protein codes for MSHHILEIEHLRHVYPDGTEALRDVSFSVRHGESVAVIGANGAGKSTLLAHLNGHLLPHSGEVRIGHVPVDRSTLQEARRTVGMVFHDPDDQLFMPTVYEDVAFGPMNLGLTGDELKRCVAQALRRVDAEHLAGKAPYHLSAGEKRRVAIATVLSMSPDILVMDEPTNGLDPYARRQLIGLLKDFRHSKIVTSHDLDMVLEVCERTVVLSQGVVRADGPTLEIFRDEALLRECRLEMPLSMQGCPVCGTGGR; via the coding sequence ATGAGCCACCACATATTGGAAATCGAACACCTGCGCCACGTCTATCCCGACGGCACCGAGGCGCTGCGCGATGTAAGTTTCAGCGTGCGCCACGGCGAGTCCGTTGCCGTCATCGGCGCCAACGGTGCTGGAAAGTCGACGCTGCTCGCGCACCTGAACGGCCACCTGCTCCCCCATTCGGGCGAGGTGCGCATCGGGCATGTCCCCGTGGACCGCTCGACCCTTCAGGAGGCGCGGCGCACGGTCGGGATGGTCTTTCACGACCCGGACGACCAGCTCTTCATGCCGACCGTCTACGAGGATGTCGCCTTCGGCCCGATGAACCTGGGCTTGACCGGCGACGAATTGAAGCGCTGTGTGGCTCAGGCGCTGCGCCGGGTCGACGCGGAGCACCTGGCGGGAAAGGCACCCTATCATCTTTCCGCCGGGGAGAAGAGGAGGGTGGCCATCGCCACCGTCCTTTCCATGTCGCCGGACATCCTGGTCATGGACGAGCCGACCAACGGCCTGGACCCCTACGCACGCCGGCAACTGATCGGGCTTCTGAAGGATTTCCGCCACAGCAAGATCGTCACCAGCCATGACCTGGACATGGTGCTGGAGGTGTGCGAGCGGACCGTGGTGCTTTCGCAAGGGGTGGTGCGGGCCGACGGGCCGACGCTGGAGATCTTCCGGGACGAGGCGCTGCTCAGGGAATGCCGGCTGGAAATGCCGCTTTCGATGCAGGGATGCCCGGTGTGCGGTACAGGGGGGCGCTGA
- a CDS encoding cold-shock protein, with amino-acid sequence MVNGTVKWFNDSKGFGFLEQENGEDVFVHFSAINSDGFKSLTEGDSVTFEIVKGPKGLQAANVSRV; translated from the coding sequence ATGGTAAACGGTACTGTAAAGTGGTTTAACGACAGCAAGGGGTTTGGCTTTCTTGAGCAGGAGAACGGCGAGGATGTCTTCGTTCACTTCTCCGCCATCAACAGCGACGGCTTCAAATCCCTCACCGAGGGTGACAGCGTGACCTTCGAAATCGTCAAGGGCCCGAAAGGTCTCCAGGCAGCGAACGTCAGCAGGGTTTAA
- a CDS encoding YaiI/YqxD family protein translates to MKIWIDADACPRVIKEIVFRASQRLKVPVCLVANTDLSRAHTPLITSVRVAAGFDVADDYIAEHAGDADLVITADIPLAARVVEKGGVALDPRGELYTEENVGERLTMRNLMQDLRNDGLLLGGPAQFGPSDRQRFASALDRLLTRMVRGDRP, encoded by the coding sequence ATGAAGATCTGGATAGATGCTGACGCCTGCCCGAGGGTGATCAAGGAGATAGTGTTCCGCGCTTCCCAGCGCCTGAAGGTCCCGGTCTGCCTGGTCGCCAACACCGACCTTTCCCGGGCCCATACCCCCCTGATCACCTCGGTGCGCGTGGCCGCCGGCTTCGACGTCGCCGACGACTACATCGCTGAGCACGCCGGGGATGCCGACCTTGTGATCACCGCCGACATCCCGTTGGCCGCCCGCGTTGTCGAAAAGGGAGGGGTGGCTCTCGACCCGCGCGGCGAACTCTACACCGAGGAGAACGTGGGGGAGCGGCTCACCATGCGCAACCTGATGCAGGACCTGCGCAACGACGGACTGCTGCTGGGCGGCCCCGCGCAGTTCGGACCGTCAGACCGGCAGCGTTTCGCCTCGGCGCTGGACCGGCTGCTGACCCGCATGGTGCGCGGTGATCGTCCCTGA
- a CDS encoding molecular chaperone DnaJ, producing the protein MTAHYQHSSTEELELEQRRAELASLRARHAEAAAVLHQLREEIAGFERSYQQTLGRRMAELERLENEIARFAGGGVQQDEGFGDEESRHRDEDEYSDGQTYNSGASFRGEGQARGRVWTSDPRDIKALYREVAKAIHPDLAGEGAGSLRHELMLKANKAYAEEDHRTLREILRSWRRHFPEQAEQSDLRAELARLKRQVAVEVEAIREINEQIEQLRGSYVHRFKLRVDESTAAGSDLFADLVAAADINIARAQRRLAALQGEKARERTQGTGRRNRVVSFPDDAPCGDLYLRELSSVSFNAWKKAGPAIGPVKVYLDQALRLDVKEGAGRKLKLLQGLGGEDLQALYLYDVCDADLDSIVHLSGLEELYLCGAELTDAALLCISTLANLKRIYLYQTRISDRGLVYLQGMQGLQGLTSSGNSITDEGLAVFQKAIPGVKTVSFTWRR; encoded by the coding sequence ATGACTGCCCACTATCAACACAGCTCCACCGAGGAACTAGAGCTCGAGCAAAGACGTGCCGAGCTGGCGTCGCTGCGCGCCCGTCACGCCGAGGCTGCCGCCGTTTTGCACCAGTTGCGCGAGGAGATCGCCGGCTTCGAGAGGAGCTACCAGCAGACGCTGGGGCGGCGCATGGCCGAACTCGAGAGGCTGGAGAACGAGATCGCCCGCTTTGCCGGGGGGGGTGTCCAGCAGGACGAAGGTTTCGGCGATGAGGAGTCGCGGCATCGCGATGAGGATGAGTACAGCGACGGCCAGACCTACAATAGCGGCGCCTCCTTCCGTGGGGAGGGACAGGCGCGTGGGCGGGTCTGGACATCTGATCCACGGGACATAAAGGCGCTCTACCGGGAGGTGGCCAAGGCCATCCACCCCGACCTGGCCGGGGAGGGGGCGGGCTCCTTGCGGCACGAGCTGATGCTGAAGGCGAACAAGGCCTACGCCGAGGAGGACCACCGCACCCTGCGTGAGATCCTGAGGAGCTGGCGCAGGCATTTCCCGGAGCAGGCCGAGCAGAGCGATCTGAGGGCCGAACTGGCGCGGCTGAAAAGGCAGGTGGCGGTCGAGGTCGAGGCCATACGGGAGATCAACGAGCAGATAGAGCAGTTGCGCGGGAGCTACGTGCACCGCTTCAAGCTGCGCGTCGATGAAAGCACCGCCGCCGGCAGCGATCTCTTTGCGGATCTCGTGGCCGCGGCCGATATAAACATCGCGCGCGCCCAGCGGCGCCTGGCCGCCCTGCAGGGGGAAAAGGCCCGGGAACGCACGCAGGGCACGGGGAGGCGCAATCGCGTGGTCTCCTTCCCCGACGACGCTCCCTGCGGCGACCTCTACCTGCGCGAGCTCTCCTCGGTCAGTTTCAACGCCTGGAAGAAGGCGGGGCCCGCTATCGGTCCGGTTAAGGTCTACCTGGACCAGGCCCTGCGGCTGGACGTGAAAGAGGGGGCGGGCCGGAAGCTCAAGCTGTTGCAGGGGCTCGGGGGGGAGGACCTGCAGGCGCTTTACCTGTACGACGTCTGCGACGCCGACCTCGACAGCATCGTCCATCTCTCCGGGCTGGAGGAACTCTACCTCTGCGGGGCGGAGTTGACCGACGCGGCGCTGCTCTGCATCTCGACCCTGGCCAACCTGAAGCGGATCTACCTGTACCAGACCCGCATCTCCGACCGCGGGCTGGTTTACCTGCAGGGGATGCAGGGGTTGCAGGGGCTGACCAGCAGCGGCAACAGCATCACCGACGAGGGGCTCGCGGTGTTCCAAAAGGCGATTCCGGGGGTGAAAACGGTGAGCTTCACGTGGAGGCGGTAA
- a CDS encoding trans-sulfuration enzyme family protein has translation MKFATELIHGVDPIDAEHGSVSHPIYLSSTFAQRSVDSFGRYDYARSGNPTREALEEAVAGLEKGAVGLAFASGIAATASTLLLFRPGDHLVVCEDVYGGTFRLLTTLFKGWGLEATFVDATDNAAIAAAIRPETRALYLETPSNPLIKITDLPAAVTLAREHGILTIVDNTFMTPYLQRPLELGCDIVVHSGTKFLNGHSDVICGFAVARDAELGQRLRFIQNAFGAVLGPQDCWLVLRGLKTLKVRMEEHQASARKIVAWLCEQKEVQRVYYPGLPDHPGYEIHNRQASGPGGVLSFELASYDVTKRLLEGVKLAAFAVSLGGVESILSYPAKMSHAAMPPSEREARGIKDTLVRLSVGLEDPDDLIADMARFLNA, from the coding sequence ATGAAATTCGCCACCGAACTGATCCACGGCGTCGACCCGATCGATGCCGAGCACGGCTCCGTCAGCCACCCCATCTACCTCTCCTCGACCTTCGCGCAGCGCTCCGTCGACAGCTTCGGGCGCTACGACTACGCCCGATCCGGCAACCCCACGCGGGAGGCGCTGGAGGAGGCGGTGGCCGGTCTGGAAAAGGGTGCCGTCGGGCTCGCCTTCGCCTCGGGCATCGCCGCTACCGCTTCGACCCTGCTCCTGTTCAGGCCGGGCGATCACCTGGTGGTGTGCGAGGACGTCTACGGCGGCACCTTCCGGCTCCTCACCACCCTGTTCAAGGGGTGGGGACTGGAGGCGACCTTCGTCGACGCCACCGACAACGCGGCAATCGCCGCCGCAATCCGCCCCGAAACCAGGGCGCTCTACCTGGAAACACCCTCCAACCCGCTGATAAAGATCACCGATCTCCCCGCCGCCGTCACCCTGGCCAGGGAGCACGGGATACTCACCATCGTGGACAACACCTTCATGACCCCGTACCTGCAGCGGCCGCTGGAGCTTGGCTGCGACATCGTGGTCCACAGCGGCACCAAGTTCCTGAACGGCCACTCCGACGTCATCTGCGGCTTCGCCGTCGCCAGGGATGCGGAACTGGGGCAGAGGCTCCGTTTCATCCAGAACGCCTTCGGCGCCGTGCTCGGCCCGCAGGACTGCTGGCTGGTGCTGCGCGGGCTGAAAACCCTCAAGGTCCGCATGGAGGAACACCAGGCAAGTGCCCGGAAAATAGTCGCCTGGCTCTGCGAGCAAAAAGAGGTGCAACGGGTCTACTACCCCGGCCTTCCCGACCATCCCGGCTACGAGATCCACAACCGGCAGGCGAGCGGCCCCGGGGGCGTGCTCTCGTTCGAGCTCGCAAGCTACGACGTCACCAAGCGTCTGCTGGAAGGGGTGAAGCTGGCCGCCTTCGCCGTAAGCCTCGGGGGGGTCGAGAGCATCCTCTCCTATCCCGCGAAGATGTCGCACGCGGCGATGCCCCCGTCGGAGCGGGAGGCGCGCGGCATCAAGGACACCCTGGTCCGCCTCTCGGTCGGTCTCGAGGACCCGGACGACCTGATCGCGGACATGGCGAGGTTTCTCAACGCCTAG
- a CDS encoding trans-sulfuration enzyme family protein: protein MNIATTAAQIGLERESRTGAVTVPIYQTATFRHPGLGQSTGYDYSRSGNPTRQALEEGIAKLEGASRGFAYASGMAAITSLMFLFRQGDHLVVTEDLYGGSYRLFEKLFQQFGLSFSYVDTSDVELVRQAIRPNTRALFVESLTNPLLKVADVGALAALCKAHDMLCIVDNTFLTPYLLRCLDLGADITVYSGSKYLAGHNDVVCGVVAVKDEALAEKVYFHQNGAGAVLGPQDSWLTIRGIKTLGVRMDRQQENALALAQWLQQHPQVGRVYYPGLPGHPGHELMKRQCRGFGAMIAFEVTDPALVNQLLMKTRLISFAESLGGVESLITFPQVQTHADIEPETLQRLGINNLLLRLSVGIEDKDDLIADLAQAFEGEHA from the coding sequence ATGAACATCGCAACAACCGCAGCACAGATAGGCCTGGAGCGCGAGAGCCGGACCGGCGCGGTCACCGTCCCCATCTACCAGACCGCCACCTTCCGTCATCCCGGCCTCGGGCAGAGCACCGGATACGATTACAGCCGCTCCGGCAACCCGACCCGGCAGGCACTGGAGGAAGGGATCGCCAAGCTCGAAGGCGCCAGCCGCGGCTTCGCCTATGCGTCCGGAATGGCCGCCATAACGAGCCTCATGTTCCTGTTTCGGCAGGGGGACCACCTGGTCGTGACCGAGGACCTCTACGGCGGGAGCTACCGCCTGTTCGAGAAGCTGTTCCAGCAGTTCGGCCTGAGCTTCAGCTATGTCGACACAAGCGACGTGGAACTGGTCCGCCAGGCGATCCGCCCCAACACCCGCGCCCTGTTCGTGGAGTCGCTCACCAACCCGCTCCTGAAGGTCGCCGACGTCGGGGCGTTGGCCGCCCTTTGCAAGGCCCACGACATGCTCTGCATCGTCGACAACACCTTCCTCACCCCTTACCTGCTGCGCTGCCTGGACCTTGGCGCCGACATCACAGTCTACTCGGGGAGCAAGTACCTGGCCGGGCACAACGACGTCGTCTGCGGCGTGGTGGCGGTCAAGGACGAGGCGCTCGCGGAAAAGGTCTACTTCCACCAAAACGGGGCCGGCGCGGTGCTGGGGCCACAGGATTCCTGGCTCACCATCCGCGGCATCAAGACGCTGGGCGTCCGCATGGACCGCCAGCAGGAGAATGCGCTGGCGCTGGCCCAGTGGCTTCAGCAGCACCCCCAGGTGGGACGGGTCTACTACCCCGGACTTCCCGGCCACCCCGGGCACGAACTCATGAAGCGGCAGTGCCGCGGCTTCGGGGCCATGATCGCCTTCGAGGTGACCGATCCGGCGCTCGTGAACCAGCTCCTGATGAAGACCCGGCTCATATCCTTCGCCGAGAGCCTCGGCGGGGTGGAGAGCCTGATCACCTTCCCCCAGGTGCAGACCCACGCCGACATCGAGCCGGAGACGCTGCAGCGGCTCGGGATCAACAACCTGCTGCTGCGGCTCTCTGTGGGGATCGAAGACAAGGACGACCTGATCGCCGACCTGGCGCAGGCATTTGAAGGAGAACACGCATGA
- a CDS encoding MucR family transcriptional regulator, with the protein MATLVEIAAQIVASHASSTPMTSDQLIFEISKVHSALKNLEAGEPIEGVEETKPSMSVKEAFKKGEVVCMLCGKGGFKTLARHLNTAHGMKPGEYKKQFGIPGKQPLAAKNYSEARRKMALDRGLADNLAKARGVRMANIEAKKAVPAKAAKAAKPAAPAKPAKAPKAPKVAKAPKEPAKAKVA; encoded by the coding sequence ATGGCAACTTTGGTAGAGATCGCGGCTCAGATCGTAGCGTCACATGCGTCCAGCACTCCGATGACTTCAGATCAGCTTATATTCGAAATCAGCAAAGTGCACAGCGCCCTCAAAAACCTTGAAGCCGGCGAGCCGATCGAGGGGGTTGAGGAGACGAAGCCTTCTATGTCAGTAAAAGAAGCCTTCAAAAAAGGTGAGGTCGTGTGCATGCTGTGCGGTAAAGGGGGGTTCAAGACGCTGGCCCGCCACCTGAACACCGCTCACGGCATGAAGCCGGGCGAGTACAAGAAGCAGTTCGGCATCCCGGGCAAGCAACCGCTGGCGGCCAAGAACTACTCCGAGGCCCGCAGGAAAATGGCGCTTGACCGTGGGCTGGCCGACAACCTCGCCAAGGCGCGCGGGGTACGCATGGCCAACATCGAAGCCAAGAAGGCCGTCCCCGCCAAGGCCGCCAAAGCGGCAAAACCCGCCGCACCTGCCAAGCCGGCCAAGGCTCCCAAGGCTCCTAAGGTTGCCAAGGCGCCCAAGGAACCCGCGAAGGCCAAGGTCGCCTAG
- a CDS encoding AMP-binding protein, translated as MRTLVDLFHTFAPRGDKTALVNRTGVRRFAVSYRELSELSLKMANFLARNGVGAGDRVLLWGPNSSWWGVAYWGIIMRGAIAVPVDFMSDRGRAESILKLTQAKVVLQSRFKPERLDVPGSLLLEDLKHLLDDITPYPDVAHPAPGDIAQLIYTSGTTGNPKGVILTHKNLVANMVQINQQVPIITPEFSFLSLLPLSHMFEQMGGFFTPLYRGAAVIYPRTLKPSAIMEALGEEDVYVIMSVPRLMQLLKTTIERELAEKHLLGVFASLAKLGAGMDKSGRKKLFFPVQKKFGSHFTVFVSGGAPLDPEVFRFWDSMGFTVLEGYGLSECSPVLCVNTIDKQVAGAVGPPLPGVELRLDGKEVVVKGDNVFPGYYQNEEATRGAFTPDGWFKTGDLGEIAPDGWLTIKGREKELIVTGGGVNVYPDELEAVLNKVPGVKESCVIGLDRGAGEEVHAVLLLDDSGAKPDEILARANARLDTMHQITGYTIWREPEFPKTTTLKIRKFQVKEQVKQGAAAGGAGATGDHLVNLLAKVTGTDPGEIREDSLLVADLGLTSIGRLELVNYLEQEFRLDIEDSQIGPQTRVSEVRGIIARREKGRRRGHYRFWTNSPPVRALRMMGDALLNYPLYRLFVKLEVRGRENVERLQGPVIFVANHLGYFDQPSLMFALPREVRYRTATAAWEEFFFGDYHGLERLWRLACYQYGTLFLNLFPLPQTSGFSGAVKFMGKLTDRGLNTLIFPEGGHSHDGTMQDFQLGLGIIAKELEIPIVPVKIVGTDKILPPKKSGLPNRGTVTVSFGKPLSFRFEEPAEIVARAQAAVNEIT; from the coding sequence ATGCGGACACTGGTTGATCTGTTCCACACCTTCGCGCCACGCGGCGATAAAACCGCGCTGGTGAACCGGACCGGGGTGCGTCGTTTCGCGGTGTCGTACCGGGAGCTGTCGGAGCTTTCCCTGAAGATGGCGAATTTCCTGGCTCGAAACGGAGTCGGGGCCGGGGATCGCGTCCTCTTGTGGGGCCCCAACTCCTCCTGGTGGGGTGTCGCCTACTGGGGCATCATCATGCGCGGCGCCATCGCCGTTCCTGTCGATTTCATGTCCGACCGCGGCCGCGCCGAATCGATCCTGAAGCTGACCCAGGCCAAAGTGGTGCTGCAAAGCCGCTTCAAGCCGGAACGGCTCGATGTCCCGGGTTCCCTGCTGCTCGAGGATCTCAAGCACCTGCTGGATGACATCACCCCTTATCCCGACGTGGCGCATCCCGCCCCCGGCGACATCGCCCAGCTCATCTACACCTCCGGGACCACCGGCAACCCCAAGGGGGTGATACTGACCCACAAGAACCTGGTGGCCAACATGGTCCAGATCAACCAGCAGGTGCCCATCATCACCCCGGAGTTTTCCTTCCTCTCGCTGTTGCCGTTGTCCCACATGTTCGAGCAGATGGGAGGCTTCTTCACACCTCTTTACCGCGGCGCAGCCGTCATCTATCCGCGCACGCTGAAGCCCTCCGCGATCATGGAGGCGCTGGGCGAGGAAGATGTCTACGTGATCATGTCGGTGCCGCGCCTGATGCAGCTTTTGAAGACCACCATCGAGCGCGAACTGGCCGAGAAGCATCTCCTGGGCGTGTTCGCGTCCTTGGCGAAGCTTGGGGCGGGGATGGACAAGTCCGGGAGGAAGAAGCTCTTCTTCCCGGTGCAGAAGAAGTTCGGCTCCCACTTCACGGTGTTCGTCTCTGGCGGCGCCCCGCTCGACCCTGAGGTGTTCCGCTTCTGGGACAGCATGGGCTTTACCGTGCTCGAGGGGTACGGGCTTTCCGAGTGCTCCCCGGTTCTCTGCGTCAACACCATCGACAAGCAGGTGGCGGGGGCGGTCGGGCCGCCTCTTCCCGGGGTGGAACTCAGGCTGGACGGCAAGGAGGTGGTGGTCAAAGGGGACAACGTCTTCCCGGGCTACTACCAGAACGAGGAAGCGACCCGGGGCGCCTTCACGCCGGACGGCTGGTTCAAAACCGGCGACCTGGGCGAGATCGCGCCTGACGGCTGGCTCACCATCAAGGGGCGCGAGAAGGAACTGATCGTCACCGGCGGCGGGGTCAACGTCTATCCCGACGAGCTCGAGGCGGTGCTGAACAAGGTTCCCGGCGTCAAGGAGTCCTGCGTCATCGGCCTGGACCGCGGCGCCGGTGAGGAGGTGCACGCGGTCCTTTTGCTGGACGACAGCGGCGCCAAGCCGGACGAGATCCTGGCACGGGCCAACGCCCGGTTGGACACCATGCACCAGATCACCGGCTACACGATATGGCGCGAGCCTGAGTTCCCCAAAACCACCACCCTCAAGATCAGGAAGTTCCAGGTCAAGGAGCAGGTGAAACAGGGGGCCGCCGCCGGGGGCGCCGGGGCGACCGGGGACCACCTGGTGAACCTGCTTGCCAAGGTGACCGGCACCGATCCGGGCGAGATCCGGGAGGATTCCCTTCTGGTCGCCGATCTGGGGCTCACCTCCATCGGGCGGCTCGAACTGGTCAACTACCTGGAGCAGGAATTCCGGCTCGACATCGAGGACTCGCAGATCGGGCCGCAGACGAGGGTTTCCGAGGTGCGAGGCATCATCGCCCGGCGCGAGAAGGGGCGCCGGCGCGGCCACTACCGCTTCTGGACCAACTCCCCGCCGGTGCGCGCCCTGCGCATGATGGGCGACGCGCTCCTGAACTATCCTCTGTACCGTTTGTTCGTGAAGCTCGAGGTGCGCGGGCGCGAAAACGTCGAGCGGCTGCAGGGGCCGGTGATCTTCGTCGCCAACCACCTGGGATATTTCGACCAGCCCTCGCTGATGTTCGCGCTCCCCAGGGAGGTGCGTTACCGCACGGCGACGGCCGCGTGGGAGGAGTTCTTCTTCGGCGATTACCACGGTCTCGAGCGCCTTTGGCGGCTCGCCTGCTACCAGTACGGGACCCTGTTCCTGAACCTGTTCCCGCTGCCGCAGACCAGCGGCTTCTCCGGCGCCGTGAAGTTCATGGGCAAACTCACCGACCGGGGGCTGAACACCCTGATCTTCCCCGAGGGGGGGCACTCGCACGACGGCACCATGCAGGACTTCCAGCTCGGCCTGGGCATCATCGCCAAGGAACTGGAGATCCCCATCGTGCCGGTGAAGATCGTCGGGACCGACAAGATCCTTCCCCCGAAAAAGAGCGGCCTTCCCAACCGTGGTACGGTGACGGTCAGCTTCGGGAAGCCGCTGAGCTTCCGCTTCGAGGAGCCCGCCGAGATCGTGGCCCGTGCGCAGGCCGCTGTTAATGAAATTACATGA